In one window of Desulfovibrio sp. DNA:
- a CDS encoding peptide-binding protein, whose amino-acid sequence MLDIIARVVVKFLLAVFTGSFLASACLADEVNSKENTWGSPVDGGRILFGSIGEASNLIPYLTADSASHEVADLIYVAPLRYNKDLQVEPWAAESWSMEDEGRLMRFTLRKGILWEDGVELTTADVAYTCKVVADPATGSPYAEDFSRIKNFRIIDRYTFEVEYEHFFARSVSTWMQPILPRHLLEGQNIRNTPFSRKPVGAGPYRLKSWEPGSRIILEASPSYFAGKPHIAEVVYRIIPDNATMFMETRAGRLDVMGLSPLQYLRQTSGPAFEREFNKFRYLDSSYVFLGFNLQHPFFKDVRVRRAISQAIDRESIIQGVLMGQGIPAFGPFKPGVWAYHPTLKPMPQNVAAARALLAEAGFTDSDGDGVLDKDGKPFSFTILTNQGNEQRILTATVMQSQLRAVGIDVRIRTVEWAAFIREFVNKGRFDAIILGWTIPQDPDIYQVWHSSQAFEGGLNFTYYKNAEVDRLLEEARSTPDQDTRAQLYYRMQEILDAEQPYCFLFVPYALPVVQKRFQGVKPELAGIMYNFEKWWVPKKLQGYSLTPE is encoded by the coding sequence ATGTTGGATATAATTGCCAGGGTTGTGGTCAAGTTCTTACTAGCTGTTTTCACGGGATCTTTTCTTGCCTCGGCTTGCCTGGCGGACGAAGTCAATTCCAAGGAAAATACATGGGGCAGCCCTGTGGACGGGGGCCGCATCCTGTTTGGCAGCATAGGTGAAGCCTCGAACTTGATACCGTACCTTACCGCGGACTCTGCCTCGCACGAGGTGGCCGATCTTATTTATGTGGCCCCCTTGCGCTACAACAAAGACCTTCAGGTCGAGCCGTGGGCCGCCGAGAGCTGGAGCATGGAGGACGAGGGGCGGCTCATGCGATTTACCCTGCGCAAGGGCATTCTGTGGGAAGACGGCGTGGAGCTCACCACCGCAGATGTGGCCTATACCTGCAAGGTTGTGGCTGACCCGGCCACCGGCAGCCCGTATGCCGAAGATTTTTCACGCATCAAGAACTTTCGCATTATTGACCGTTATACCTTTGAGGTTGAGTACGAGCATTTTTTTGCGCGCTCCGTGTCCACCTGGATGCAACCCATATTGCCACGGCATTTGCTGGAAGGACAGAACATTCGCAACACGCCCTTTTCACGCAAACCTGTGGGGGCGGGGCCGTACCGCCTGAAATCCTGGGAGCCGGGCAGCCGCATCATTCTTGAAGCCTCGCCGAGCTATTTTGCGGGCAAGCCCCATATAGCCGAGGTCGTATACCGCATCATTCCTGACAACGCTACTATGTTTATGGAAACCCGCGCCGGCCGGCTTGACGTCATGGGGCTTTCGCCGTTGCAATACCTGCGGCAGACGTCTGGCCCGGCCTTTGAGCGTGAGTTCAACAAGTTTCGCTACCTGGACTCTTCCTATGTTTTTTTGGGGTTCAACCTGCAGCATCCCTTTTTCAAGGATGTGCGGGTGCGCCGGGCCATTTCGCAGGCCATCGACCGTGAGAGCATCATTCAGGGCGTGTTGATGGGGCAGGGCATACCTGCCTTTGGCCCCTTCAAGCCGGGGGTCTGGGCCTATCATCCCACCCTGAAGCCCATGCCGCAAAACGTCGCCGCCGCGCGCGCCCTGCTGGCTGAGGCCGGGTTTACGGACAGTGACGGCGACGGCGTGCTGGACAAGGACGGCAAGCCTTTTTCTTTCACCATCCTGACCAATCAGGGCAACGAGCAGCGCATCCTTACCGCCACTGTCATGCAGTCGCAGTTGCGCGCCGTGGGCATTGACGTGCGCATCCGCACTGTCGAATGGGCCGCGTTTATCAGGGAATTTGTCAACAAAGGCCGGTTTGACGCCATAATCCTCGGCTGGACCATCCCGCAGGACCCGGATATCTACCAGGTCTGGCATTCGTCGCAGGCATTTGAGGGCGGCCTTAACTTTACCTACTACAAAAATGCCGAAGTGGACAGGCTGCTTGAAGAGGCGCGCTCAACTCCGGATCAGGACACGCGCGCGCAGTTGTATTACCGCATGCAGGAAATACTGGATGCGGAGCAGCCCTACTGTTTTCTCTTTGTGCCCTACGCCCTGCCCGTTGTGCAAAAGCGCTTTCAGGGCGTTAAACCGGAGCTTGCAGGCATAATGTACAACTTTGAAAAGTGGTGGGTGCCTAAAAAATTGCAAGGGTACAGCCTGACGCCAGAATAG
- a CDS encoding bifunctional (p)ppGpp synthetase/guanosine-3',5'-bis(diphosphate) 3'-pyrophosphohydrolase — MIRIQEILDKIAAHNPSADLELIQKAYVFAATAHVGQTRLSGEPYLSHPLAVADTLAEMGFDEATVAAGLLHDTVEDTKATIEELDENFGEDVADIVDGVTKISMIPFENKEEAQAENIRKMILAMSHDMRVLMVKLADRLHNMRTLDFQKAHKQKRIAQETMDIYAPLANRLGLYVLKRDLEDLSFKYLRPDIYNQIDHWLDNHQVVEKQIIAKVVDLIKDLLVSNGIDGQVYGRIKHKYSIYKKMQSQSLSLDEMHDIMAFRVLVKDIKDCYAALGLVHSQWRPVHGRFKDYISMPKTNGYQSLHTTVIGPEGERIEIQIRTEDMHRQAEHGVAAHWLYKEKGRVNSKDLEQFGWLREIFERQSEETDSREFMHSLKMDLFKDEVYVYTPAGDVKELPEGATPLDFAFIIHSKVGQHCAGAKVNGRLMPLGTELKNGDIVEIVTDPSRNPNRDWLKIVKTARARSRIQHYLRTEERAHAVSLGRDMLEKEGRKVSLNVNKAIKEGHMALVAQEMNFEGVDDLVASVGYAHTTPRKVLNKLYAVLHPDEVAATPATPTVKESKDAATRKTEGVGISGVDGVLMRFAKCCNPVPGDPIIGYISRGLGISVHRADCPNVANMEPERLISVHWDGVEEKPYEAGIFIIAKNEHGVLALVAQILAKNNVNITGLNMDNLVDGRAKLRFTVEVLDATQLYQLIEAIRALPPILEVVRDTEDTK, encoded by the coding sequence ATGATTCGTATACAGGAAATTCTCGACAAGATTGCGGCACATAACCCCAGCGCCGATCTGGAGCTTATCCAGAAAGCCTACGTATTTGCCGCTACCGCTCATGTCGGACAGACGCGCCTTTCCGGCGAGCCCTATCTGTCCCATCCTCTGGCCGTGGCCGATACCCTGGCTGAAATGGGATTTGACGAAGCCACGGTGGCCGCCGGTCTTTTGCACGATACGGTGGAGGACACCAAGGCCACCATCGAAGAGCTGGATGAAAATTTTGGCGAAGATGTGGCCGATATTGTTGACGGCGTCACCAAGATCAGCATGATTCCCTTTGAAAACAAGGAAGAAGCGCAGGCAGAAAACATCCGCAAGATGATCCTGGCCATGAGCCACGACATGCGGGTTCTCATGGTCAAGCTTGCCGACCGCCTGCACAACATGCGCACCCTTGATTTTCAGAAAGCACACAAACAAAAGCGTATCGCCCAGGAAACCATGGACATTTACGCCCCTCTGGCCAACCGCCTGGGGCTGTATGTTCTCAAGCGCGACCTGGAAGACCTGAGCTTCAAATATCTGCGGCCAGACATTTACAATCAGATCGACCACTGGCTGGACAATCATCAGGTGGTGGAAAAACAGATTATTGCCAAGGTTGTCGACCTCATCAAGGATTTGCTGGTCTCCAACGGCATTGACGGCCAGGTGTACGGGCGCATCAAGCACAAGTACAGCATCTACAAAAAGATGCAGTCCCAGTCTCTCAGCCTGGACGAAATGCACGATATCATGGCGTTTCGTGTGCTGGTCAAGGATATCAAGGACTGCTACGCAGCGCTGGGCCTCGTGCATTCACAGTGGCGGCCAGTACACGGGCGGTTCAAAGACTATATCTCGATGCCCAAAACCAACGGCTATCAGAGCCTGCACACAACCGTCATCGGCCCCGAGGGCGAGCGCATCGAAATCCAGATTCGTACTGAAGACATGCACCGCCAGGCTGAACACGGCGTGGCCGCACACTGGCTGTACAAGGAAAAAGGGCGCGTCAACAGCAAAGACCTGGAGCAGTTTGGCTGGCTACGAGAAATTTTTGAACGGCAGAGCGAAGAAACCGACTCACGCGAGTTCATGCATTCTCTCAAAATGGATCTCTTCAAGGACGAGGTCTATGTCTATACCCCGGCAGGCGATGTAAAGGAACTGCCTGAAGGCGCGACGCCCCTGGATTTTGCCTTTATCATCCACTCCAAGGTCGGACAGCACTGTGCGGGCGCAAAGGTCAACGGCCGCCTCATGCCCCTGGGCACTGAACTGAAAAATGGCGATATTGTTGAAATTGTTACAGACCCCAGCCGTAATCCCAACCGTGACTGGCTCAAGATAGTCAAGACTGCCAGGGCGCGCAGCCGCATTCAACACTATTTGCGCACCGAGGAACGCGCCCACGCCGTAAGCCTCGGCCGCGACATGCTGGAAAAAGAAGGCCGCAAGGTCAGCCTTAATGTGAACAAGGCCATCAAGGAAGGGCATATGGCCCTGGTGGCCCAGGAAATGAATTTTGAAGGCGTGGACGATCTGGTGGCCTCGGTGGGCTATGCCCACACCACGCCGCGCAAGGTGCTCAACAAGCTGTACGCTGTTCTGCATCCTGATGAAGTCGCAGCCACGCCAGCCACTCCCACTGTTAAAGAAAGCAAGGATGCCGCCACCCGCAAGACCGAGGGCGTGGGAATTTCCGGCGTGGACGGCGTGCTCATGCGCTTTGCCAAGTGCTGTAACCCCGTACCCGGCGATCCCATCATCGGCTATATCAGCCGGGGGCTTGGCATCAGCGTGCACCGGGCGGACTGCCCCAATGTGGCCAATATGGAGCCGGAGCGGCTCATTTCTGTCCATTGGGACGGCGTTGAAGAAAAGCCCTATGAAGCCGGCATCTTCATCATTGCCAAGAATGAACACGGCGTGCTGGCCCTTGTGGCGCAGATACTCGCCAAAAACAATGTGAACATTACCGGCCTGAACATGGACAATCTGGTGGACGGCCGCGCCAAACTGCGGTTCACCGTCGAGGTGCTTGACGCCACGCAGCTCTATCAGCTTATCGAGGCCATTCGGGCGCTGCCCCCCATTCTGGAAGTGGTGCGGGATACGGAAGACACAAAATAG
- a CDS encoding GGDEF domain-containing protein produces MQIERGLDKLLHGQYEEALEAFCPSSTSSQAVKLCQITKALAEVKSYAAELAKGNLSVSPPGPSNPFAAEFKTLHMNLKRLARQMLMATAGYPALPGNYMGDLSEGLEFVISQAATLKEQAEYDKSHDVETGLLNRKSFVRSVRDILHEQPDNIGVLFCCELDNIKYINDAYGYDNGDLYLNKVAEVLEACTYGTSLLARLAGNEFAVYAHGFSSEADAFGFAQGCLKTLLNTRVLLRADEVWIRASSGAAVYPHDALESDTLMNCAYHAQLEVKSRNRGTLMRFSPEIYRTKANVFGRQEKLNELLDGKMLRFAFQPIASLHDARIIGYEALMRPTIPDFSSPLDLLALAENQSKLLQLEKITFELIFEWVYSHRRLLGERKIFFNTISTHFFNAAKLRAIHPKYKSICKNMVFEILETATVESSLAQQVKDFRTEMSTQVALDDFGCGHSNILRLINLSPDILKIDRFFIKSIHNTSASQKDLLSGLLNYCRSKGILSLAEGVETSDELASVIRMGFDYVQGYYLGRPEMHLNELDMKIQDEIMDFRERFSPLRRA; encoded by the coding sequence ATGCAGATAGAGCGTGGACTTGATAAATTACTGCACGGTCAGTATGAAGAGGCGCTGGAGGCATTCTGCCCGTCCAGCACCTCATCTCAAGCTGTAAAGCTTTGCCAGATAACCAAGGCCCTCGCGGAAGTAAAAAGCTACGCGGCGGAACTTGCAAAGGGGAATCTTTCCGTTTCTCCGCCTGGGCCTTCAAACCCTTTTGCCGCCGAATTCAAGACGCTGCATATGAATCTCAAGCGTCTTGCCCGGCAAATGCTGATGGCGACGGCGGGCTATCCCGCGTTGCCCGGCAACTATATGGGCGATCTGTCCGAAGGGCTTGAATTTGTCATAAGCCAGGCAGCCACCCTCAAAGAGCAGGCCGAGTACGACAAAAGCCACGATGTGGAAACCGGCCTTCTCAACCGCAAGTCTTTTGTGCGTTCGGTTCGCGATATCCTTCATGAGCAGCCCGACAACATCGGGGTGCTTTTTTGCTGCGAGCTGGACAATATCAAGTACATTAACGACGCCTACGGCTATGACAATGGCGACCTCTACCTGAACAAGGTCGCCGAGGTGCTGGAGGCATGCACCTATGGCACAAGTCTGCTTGCGCGTCTGGCGGGCAACGAGTTTGCCGTGTATGCGCACGGCTTCAGCAGCGAGGCTGATGCCTTCGGCTTTGCGCAAGGCTGCCTGAAAACTCTGCTCAACACCCGGGTTCTGCTGCGCGCCGACGAAGTATGGATACGGGCCTCAAGCGGCGCCGCCGTCTACCCGCACGACGCTCTTGAAAGCGACACCCTCATGAATTGCGCCTATCACGCGCAGTTGGAGGTCAAAAGCCGCAACAGGGGAACCCTGATGCGGTTCAGCCCCGAGATATACCGCACAAAGGCCAATGTTTTTGGCAGGCAGGAAAAGCTGAATGAACTGCTTGACGGCAAGATGCTCCGCTTTGCCTTTCAGCCCATTGCAAGCCTGCATGATGCCAGGATCATCGGCTATGAGGCGCTGATGCGCCCGACAATACCGGATTTTTCCAGCCCGTTGGACTTACTGGCGCTGGCCGAAAACCAGTCCAAGCTCCTCCAGCTTGAAAAGATCACGTTTGAATTGATTTTTGAATGGGTCTACAGCCACCGACGCCTGCTTGGCGAAAGAAAGATTTTTTTCAACACCATCTCCACGCATTTTTTCAATGCGGCGAAATTGCGCGCCATTCACCCGAAATATAAATCCATATGTAAAAATATGGTCTTTGAAATCCTTGAAACGGCCACCGTGGAAAGCTCGCTGGCACAGCAGGTCAAAGATTTTCGTACAGAAATGTCCACCCAGGTGGCCCTGGACGATTTTGGCTGCGGGCATTCAAACATTCTCAGGCTCATCAATCTTTCACCTGACATTCTGAAAATCGACCGGTTTTTTATCAAATCCATCCACAATACGTCAGCATCACAGAAGGACCTTCTCTCGGGCCTGCTGAACTATTGCCGTTCAAAAGGGATCCTGAGCCTTGCCGAGGGAGTGGAAACCTCTGACGAGCTTGCCAGCGTTATCCGCATGGGCTTTGACTATGTTCAGGGCTACTATCTTGGCCGCCCAGAGATGCACCTCAACGAGCTTGATATGAAAATCCAGGATGAAATAATGGATTTTCGCGAAAGGTTTTCGCCGCTACGCCGTGCCTGA
- a CDS encoding HDOD domain-containing protein, with amino-acid sequence MQPQEDARACLQELQQKPPMLPFEPDLLPMLFAATKNSTATPAKGLVTLIERSQKLTARVLATANSAAYGQEFKVSTLHRAINIVGLKTIRTLVVMVGMASVIKGASLPKGFDVKGLWKHEMETAAIAKILAAELGGPDGAWGPSADENSRLVMDPDEAYIAGLLHDIGKVFFAACRPALWETMTATCKECGRQYFEVENVYWSMDHALIGAVVLYQWKLPLILTEPINWHHAPEQAPTCKLEAQLLAAANIIARNPPDAEGRLCEKAAVLLPENCDQSAIAEAIALYFATADAEAFSTFDA; translated from the coding sequence ATGCAACCTCAAGAAGACGCCCGCGCGTGCCTGCAGGAACTTCAGCAAAAGCCGCCGATGCTCCCCTTTGAGCCGGATCTGCTCCCCATGCTGTTTGCCGCGACGAAAAACAGCACGGCCACCCCGGCCAAGGGGCTGGTAACGCTTATCGAGAGGAGCCAAAAACTGACAGCCCGCGTCCTTGCCACGGCCAATTCCGCGGCCTATGGTCAGGAATTCAAGGTATCCACCCTCCATCGCGCCATAAATATTGTGGGCCTGAAAACCATAAGAACGCTGGTGGTTATGGTGGGGATGGCCTCCGTCATCAAAGGGGCAAGCCTGCCCAAAGGCTTTGACGTCAAGGGGCTGTGGAAGCACGAAATGGAAACTGCCGCCATTGCCAAGATTCTGGCTGCCGAGTTGGGCGGGCCTGACGGCGCGTGGGGGCCTTCCGCTGATGAAAACAGCCGTCTGGTCATGGACCCGGACGAAGCGTATATCGCCGGTCTGCTCCACGACATCGGCAAGGTCTTTTTTGCCGCCTGCCGCCCGGCACTCTGGGAAACCATGACAGCCACATGCAAAGAATGCGGCCGCCAGTATTTTGAGGTCGAGAACGTCTACTGGAGCATGGACCACGCGCTTATTGGCGCGGTGGTTTTGTACCAGTGGAAGCTGCCCCTTATACTGACCGAACCCATCAACTGGCACCACGCCCCCGAACAGGCGCCCACGTGCAAGCTGGAAGCACAGCTTCTTGCCGCCGCCAACATTATCGCCCGCAATCCGCCTGACGCCGAAGGAAGGCTCTGTGAAAAAGCTGCCGTGCTTTTGCCGGAGAACTGCGACCAGTCCGCCATCGCCGAGGCAATAGCGCTATATTTTGCCACCGCCGATGCTGAAGCTTTTTCTACCTTTGATGCATAG
- a CDS encoding DegT/DnrJ/EryC1/StrS family aminotransferase, with protein MIIDPILPQGPSITHHEIEHVTSACATGWNMNSGSYISAFRQTMARITGQKHSLALSSCTGAMHIALNALGLKPGHEVLVPDLADFAVAASVTYCGAIPVFCDVDPDTLCLSAEDAARKITPNTRGLIAVHLYGQPCRMTPLMELAAQNGLFVLEDATQGMGSSYNGRPAGSFGHFAAFSFKGNKSVVAGEGGMLLTSDDLLFDRAARLAAGGRSPGNPFVYDFIGFNYSISDLQAALGFAQISRLDDLIAKKKKIHSWYRERLADTPGIRLNPLPQDSQPSFLTNLLFIDDQNIPRSKMIMQLHASNILAEPAYFPISSMPMFKEAQTPVAYAASVKTVCLPSGHNRTEEEVDYICAAIRQLLTEPGRDKAEVPPSGWLKYKSDTLEFFAEAKKHGFSIPFEHNGHSYALKAVTAADIQDAELIKKIARWREESSIAFLTRTTVTEESMRQILNNYITAVRDYILFFITEGEHLYGQVGLNDFAFHKHECCIDGLYIEGHAPKGLAAAACETIFTWAEKSLNIINIFNHVVASNKKVRLLAAAQGFREISRTALYREEIPGGEIFRPMYMPGHDTPDEYLLICKKTLSSSNTPGTE; from the coding sequence ATGATTATTGATCCCATTCTGCCCCAGGGCCCTTCCATAACGCATCACGAGATCGAGCACGTCACCTCCGCCTGCGCTACCGGCTGGAATATGAACTCCGGCAGCTATATCAGTGCATTCAGGCAAACGATGGCCCGGATCACCGGACAAAAACACTCCCTGGCGCTTTCAAGCTGCACCGGGGCCATGCATATCGCCCTGAACGCCCTTGGCCTGAAGCCGGGCCATGAGGTGCTGGTGCCGGATCTGGCGGATTTCGCCGTGGCGGCCAGCGTGACGTACTGCGGAGCAATCCCGGTTTTTTGCGATGTGGACCCCGACACCCTGTGTCTTTCCGCCGAGGATGCCGCCCGCAAGATCACGCCCAACACCAGGGGCCTGATCGCGGTGCATCTTTACGGGCAGCCCTGCCGCATGACGCCACTGATGGAACTTGCAGCCCAAAACGGTCTGTTTGTCCTTGAAGACGCCACACAGGGCATGGGAAGCAGCTATAATGGCCGTCCGGCGGGGTCATTCGGTCACTTCGCCGCATTCAGCTTCAAGGGCAACAAATCGGTTGTCGCCGGTGAAGGCGGCATGCTGCTCACGTCAGATGATCTGCTTTTTGACCGTGCGGCACGGCTGGCAGCCGGAGGCCGTTCGCCCGGCAACCCCTTTGTGTATGATTTTATAGGATTCAACTACTCCATCTCGGATCTTCAGGCGGCTTTGGGTTTTGCGCAGATCAGCCGCCTGGACGACCTTATAGCCAAGAAAAAAAAGATACATTCGTGGTACAGGGAGCGCCTGGCCGACACGCCCGGCATTCGGCTGAACCCTTTGCCGCAGGACAGCCAACCAAGCTTTTTGACCAACCTTCTTTTCATTGACGATCAGAATATCCCGCGCAGCAAAATGATCATGCAATTGCACGCAAGCAACATCCTGGCCGAGCCTGCGTATTTTCCCATTTCCTCAATGCCCATGTTCAAAGAGGCGCAAACGCCCGTCGCCTACGCCGCGTCGGTCAAAACCGTCTGCCTGCCCAGCGGCCATAACCGCACAGAAGAAGAAGTGGACTACATTTGCGCGGCCATAAGGCAACTGCTCACGGAACCGGGGCGCGACAAGGCTGAAGTGCCGCCGTCCGGCTGGCTCAAATATAAATCAGACACATTGGAATTCTTTGCAGAAGCCAAAAAGCACGGCTTTAGTATTCCCTTTGAGCATAATGGGCATTCCTACGCGCTTAAAGCTGTAACCGCAGCCGATATTCAGGATGCGGAACTGATCAAAAAAATCGCCAGATGGCGTGAAGAAAGCTCCATTGCCTTTCTTACACGCACTACCGTGACAGAAGAAAGCATGCGTCAGATCTTGAATAATTACATTACTGCCGTGCGTGACTACATTCTATTTTTTATTACTGAAGGCGAACATCTGTACGGCCAGGTGGGTCTTAATGATTTTGCCTTTCACAAACATGAATGCTGCATTGACGGTCTGTATATTGAAGGCCACGCCCCCAAAGGGCTTGCGGCAGCCGCCTGCGAAACCATATTCACATGGGCGGAAAAATCGCTTAATATTATTAATATTTTCAATCATGTGGTGGCAAGCAATAAAAAGGTACGCCTTCTGGCGGCGGCCCAGGGCTTCAGGGAGATAAGCCGTACGGCCCTGTACAGGGAAGAAATCCCCGGCGGTGAGATATTCCGCCCCATGTACATGCCCGGGCACGATACCCCTGACGAGTACCTGCTTATTTGCAAAAAAACCCTCAGCAGCAGTAACACGCCTGGCACTGAATAA
- a CDS encoding ketoacyl-ACP synthase III: MTNTRFTHAALAAISSVVAGHAVSVEDELEYFSDNPAQAMRFTDVSGLRTRRRADDDVTASDMCAQAARALLRQTDTPLSDIGAVFFVSHSADYLLPASAAILQHRLGLPRHCVAMDMNAGCAGFINALWMAASLVESRACKKVLLLAGDTPGRFQPAANRVVGPIFGDAGTAALVAYSESPSPMSFAFGTDGSKHEALVIPGGGSRIPQNASEGADSPFNQTVCDDKGNPWTLGGQSAIWMDPMGIYTFSTSVVPPHIKEHLQHEGLEPQNVDRLFLHQANKIIVDSIAKKVGIRKENVPTESLSLYGNLGVASVPVLVCAHYANKGSAPVAQGHANTMLCSFGAGLSWGSAILSLDKTVVLPVCDYIKEEKTASRTERIAYWHKKFSGHAPK, from the coding sequence ATGACCAATACACGTTTTACGCACGCGGCCCTTGCCGCCATAAGCTCCGTGGTAGCCGGACATGCGGTGTCCGTTGAAGACGAGCTTGAGTATTTTTCAGACAATCCCGCGCAAGCCATGCGCTTTACCGATGTCAGCGGGCTGCGCACACGCCGTAGGGCCGATGATGACGTGACGGCATCGGACATGTGCGCTCAGGCGGCACGCGCCCTTCTGCGCCAAACCGACACCCCATTAAGCGATATCGGCGCTGTTTTTTTTGTCAGCCACAGCGCAGACTACCTTTTGCCCGCGAGCGCCGCCATCTTGCAGCACAGGCTGGGCCTGCCGCGCCACTGCGTGGCCATGGACATGAATGCCGGATGCGCAGGCTTTATAAACGCCCTGTGGATGGCGGCAAGCCTTGTGGAGTCACGTGCCTGCAAAAAAGTGCTTCTTCTGGCCGGCGACACTCCGGGGCGCTTTCAGCCTGCCGCCAACAGGGTGGTGGGCCCCATCTTTGGCGATGCAGGAACAGCGGCACTGGTTGCCTATAGTGAATCCCCCTCGCCCATGAGTTTTGCCTTCGGCACAGACGGCAGCAAACATGAGGCCCTGGTTATTCCCGGCGGCGGAAGCCGCATACCCCAAAACGCTTCCGAAGGCGCGGACAGTCCGTTCAACCAGACAGTGTGCGACGACAAGGGCAATCCCTGGACCCTTGGCGGTCAGAGCGCCATCTGGATGGATCCCATGGGCATATACACCTTCAGCACCTCTGTCGTGCCCCCGCATATAAAGGAACACCTGCAACATGAGGGGCTTGAGCCGCAAAATGTGGACAGGCTGTTTCTGCACCAGGCAAATAAAATCATTGTTGACTCCATTGCCAAAAAGGTCGGCATACGAAAGGAAAATGTCCCCACCGAATCCCTGAGCCTTTATGGCAACCTGGGGGTCGCGTCCGTTCCCGTTCTTGTTTGCGCCCACTATGCCAACAAAGGATCCGCCCCTGTGGCTCAAGGACACGCAAACACTATGCTTTGTTCGTTCGGCGCCGGTCTTTCATGGGGTTCGGCAATACTTTCCCTTGATAAAACAGTGGTTTTGCCAGTATGCGATTACATAAAAGAAGAAAAAACCGCGTCGCGAACCGAACGCATTGCCTACTGGCACAAAAAATTTTCAGGACATGCCCCCAAATGA
- a CDS encoding SDR family oxidoreductase: MAERHVVITGISGGVGRHLAMRAMQEGYDVTGLCRTPPADLPCETLACDVAKADQVADCFARLRHVPLWGLINAAGIASMNLAVTTPPETMRRIVEVNLLGTMYCSAQAGRLLARRKGGRIINFSSIAVALGLEGESAYVAAKAGVEGFTRAFSREMSSWGVTVNAVAPGPIPTQLTAKVPQSKLDALVERQVIRRQCALDDVWQTVRWLLDDVSCMISGQCLHVGGV; encoded by the coding sequence ATGGCGGAACGGCATGTGGTTATAACGGGCATCAGTGGTGGAGTGGGGCGGCATCTGGCCATGCGTGCCATGCAGGAGGGATATGACGTGACGGGGCTTTGCCGCACGCCCCCTGCTGACCTGCCGTGCGAAACGCTTGCCTGCGATGTCGCCAAGGCGGATCAGGTGGCCGACTGTTTTGCCAGATTGCGGCATGTGCCTTTGTGGGGCCTCATCAATGCCGCAGGCATTGCGTCAATGAACCTTGCCGTGACAACGCCGCCAGAGACCATGCGCCGTATTGTGGAGGTCAATCTGCTCGGAACCATGTACTGCTCGGCGCAGGCCGGGCGCTTGCTGGCACGCCGCAAAGGCGGCAGGATCATAAATTTTTCATCCATTGCCGTGGCCTTGGGGCTTGAGGGCGAGAGCGCCTATGTGGCCGCCAAGGCCGGTGTGGAGGGGTTCACGCGGGCTTTTTCGCGCGAAATGTCCTCCTGGGGCGTCACGGTCAATGCGGTGGCTCCCGGCCCCATCCCCACGCAACTCACGGCGAAAGTACCGCAGAGCAAACTCGACGCTCTGGTGGAACGGCAGGTTATTCGCCGCCAGTGCGCCCTTGACGACGTCTGGCAGACCGTCCGCTGGCTGCTGGATGACGTGAGCTGCATGATCTCCGGCCAATGCCTTCATGTGGGTGGCGTGTGA